The Oryzias latipes chromosome 8, ASM223467v1 genomic interval tctaaccaatcaggttTTTCTGTCTGATATCGACGGTGTTTGGAGGCAGAAATGGACTTTAGTCGGTTCTGTTCGTACGGGATTCTGCCGTTTTTAACCATTCTGGGCCGTTtttctcagagtaaaacccatTAGGAACAGCAaagaagctaaaataaaaccaagttttgtatttattgtttaagatgtttaaaatgtctgcagtagAAAAAAACGTCCGAGCTCGAGCTCCGACTCCGTCCAGCAGgaaataacactttttaagtttgtatctgaactattgttttattttaatcaataaatgttgaaatattaagagaaaaaaacataatttcatgAGTAATTTGTTATAACTTTGGACAAACGTCTACGAGCTCTAAAACTTAAGACACTGAAAAtcaacataaaagttaaaaatgcttctgcTAAATACATTGTGTCTACTgtggtgagccatcattcttttgtttattattgCTGTTAATCTAATCCCAAAAACTTGTGctgcataaaaaaatatgtgctttaaatcttttattgttttgttttaacaaacacatCTTCAAGATAATCACACTCTTTACCAATAATTTGCTCCACAGGATTAACAGATCACACAGAGGCCTGTTGATTCAATGTCAGCacataaactttacagtttattttaaagttttaggaGATCCTTGACCATAAATTTGCAAatcttatttaataaaaatttatCAATgctacaaaagaaagaaagacagtgTGAACTATTGTTaaaattatctaaaaaaatgaaaatgtcttcatCCAAAGAGACAAAATTGAGGGTAAAAAGATCTGGTTTGGTTTCGGAGCCTCGGTAGCAGACACCATGTTAAATAAATGTGGCAATTTAGTtagttagaatctggaccagtCAGCAGCTGTtcgatggcagctttgtcacgctaaactgaaactaATGTATCAAAATCAAAGAAGGGAAAGAAGCGAGATGACACACAATGCATGCGAAAACCTTTTTGACTGTGGCAGTGTTGCGCTCATTTGCACTGCATCACAACTTTAACAggagaaaaagttcaaattacCTGCTGAAattctttaatcttttttaagaCACAATGTATATAAGAACATGCTGGAGAagctgttggaaaaatgtaaatgagtaattcatatttttttttatgcattaccTGGTAACATGATATAATCATGTTTtcagaagtgtgtgtgtttccaactctgtttcacaggaaggtggaggtgaaaCTCTTGGGGGGGAAACCGACTATCTTTGCATCTTCCCAGCAACAGCATGAGAACTACGTGTTATCTGTGTctagacctgaatccaaggacgctctgtgttagTTATCCGTGAGAAAAGACTTTGCAGGTCCAAAGATGATGTGGGAGGACAGACAGACATGTTGTTATTAATCTTTTCTGATCGCGCTGCAGCTGTTCTTTGTCTGTTCCTCCTCTCTTTAGAGCACAGCGCATGTGTAACTTAGcccaacaaacttaaaaaaggcGGGAGAAACAGACTATGCgccagagtggagagagattgCTGCTGGGTATTATCTCTGTTCGCTCTCCCCATATAAAGGTACCTAtggtctgttgtctttctttccttatgatgttattctgatgttggaggttgttttaacccaacagaAGCAAAATGAAGTAACTCATTTATACAAACAGAATTCACTCAGGCTGTGAACGCTGAAGCTTCAGGAGCTGAAGCTGTGGTTTTCAAAGCTGCTTGTAACATCTGAAAACAATTTTGTATTATTAATTagtataaaaaacataaacctgACTAGGAAGAAATGTGGTTAAAAAGGGATTTAAGACTTACTACTCACTGAGACCAAGATTTCTTATTGGTTTTGACTGCAGAACTGTTTCATCTTTTATTAAACAGAATTCAAACTCTTTTCAGAACTGAACTACAACTGCTAAAGAAAGAGTTTAGTAACATTTTACTAAAAGGTTTGCAGCtagaaaaaaagcatgaaattgGCAGTGAAGTAAAATTAATTTGATCATTAATCAGTAAGCCAAAGCTTAAAATATGAATTAACCATAGGTGCCTTTAGTATTTTTgtgttaagaaataaaaaataaaaaacgtttttcaaaGAAATTCAGTAAAACAGAATTACATATTGAGTTATCAAATATATACAGTCATAAATGTTTATAAAGATTAAACTGTTTACAGTGTCAGTGACAAAATATAATAAAGATATTTTGAAGCTTCAGAactgtagaaaaacaaacatttaacctTTACTTTTGCCTAACTTAccagtttattaaaaacagcataaatgtATGCTAGCAGTATGAATATATATAATTCCTTAGAAGACATATCCCAGTCACAGTTGTGTTAGGAAATCATTATTGATGTCATGTcaactcaaaaaaagaaagtgttttttgaaCATCTAGACCTTgatctcctcctcttcttcagatAAGGCGTGGGGgcttttgtggtttttgtaAACAGTCTGAGAGGCCGCATCACTGCTCCTTCTTGCCTTTGTGAAAGAACCGCCTCCATAATGGCGGGCCAGAACGTCAGCCGCTTTCTGGAACCGCTCTGGCTCCATAACAGGCTCCAGCTCAAGAGGAGACCCTGTGGAGACATCAGAAGTCCTTCTGTCCTGCTCTGTCCAGTTAGAGCTCCTCCCATTAAGACTGAGCGGCTCGCTGCACAGGGAAAGGTTGGGCGAGGTCACTTTAGGGGTCTGCACAGGCGTTTCTGTCTGAGAACTGTCCTCATCTTCACCTccatcctcttcttcatctgctGCCTGCCTGCGATTGGACAGTTGAAAGGAGCTGACGTCTATCAAACTCAACACCTCACTCATGAGAGAAGGGCCTAAATCCACAGTGAAGGAGGCAAGCGAGTCGGAGCGTGTCAGTGCGCCGCCTGTGTTGCATTCTTCATCTTGGAAGTGTCTTTCA includes:
- the LOC101170846 gene encoding cdc42 effector protein 1, which gives rise to MTSGKLPGIKGLMSGSQGKRRFKSDLSVDMISPPMGDFRHTMHVGRGGDVFGDTSFLSNYGGFKEPGSPDSANSSKSTGFFTRTFRHVRRTSTQRPRGGSRDLSSLPPEVSPIIKNAVSLPQLNIDSPNGCLQRVLFPSSISSTDSFCTYGVQSGFVTLPRLPRFERHFQDEECNTGGALTRSDSLASFTVDLGPSLMSEVLSLIDVSSFQLSNRRQAADEEEDGGEDEDSSQTETPVQTPKVTSPNLSLCSEPLSLNGRSSNWTEQDRRTSDVSTGSPLELEPVMEPERFQKAADVLARHYGGGSFTKARRSSDAASQTVYKNHKSPHALSEEEEEIKV